In the Streptomyces sp. f51 genome, one interval contains:
- a CDS encoding DUF6350 family protein has protein sequence MRVVTQITHRRLPLSHLLTRMRDRSPGLAASVLGGALAAGLGLASLAVLVMALWISSPYPDSGPGGALHLAAALWLLAHGVELIRTDTLSGLPMPVGVTPLLLLALPVWLLHRAAREAADVTSASSPGTAWAGVVAGYLSVAWAAALYASGGTLRPSWAWAAVCLPLLAVIAAGAGVWTANGRPWGPGPFRGKRAVKPLPLPGGRLPEGRPAVAAVRRLAAADDRVLGASARAAAAGVAVLVGGGALLVAASLVWHGDTARAAFVQLTGVWSGRFAVLLLCLVLVPNAAVWGAAYGLGPGVVLSAGHVAGPLTAAIPAEHAPTELLPAFPLLAALPRAGSEAPTAWLGALVPLAAGVTVAWFAVRAGAARATPGRAEPWPLRRTVAAVAIAAAWCGVALGLLAGLAGGPLGVHTLTHFGPVWWQVGPATAVWTAVVGVPVAAGAAEWRDRGRAAVARAGARRYEHGTGWTSRFRPRAWLPRRGGTSATPTPLPLQGARSAGRVDPAVLESVVESFDPYEAFDPDDSYDPFEPYDLLPGEAAPGAWYGDLSRETRWEALRKAGGSPEPGGPEGPGGPEGLGGSGGRKSSDDLKDPEPRKEAGDEGYPHDAEHRNGPDGHGPEAAGGSPG, from the coding sequence ATGAGGGTCGTGACCCAAATCACCCACCGCAGGCTCCCGTTGTCGCACCTGCTCACCCGGATGCGCGACCGATCACCCGGACTGGCCGCGAGCGTCCTGGGCGGCGCCCTCGCCGCGGGGCTCGGGCTCGCCTCGCTCGCCGTCCTCGTCATGGCGCTGTGGATCAGTTCGCCGTATCCGGACAGCGGTCCGGGCGGCGCGCTGCACCTCGCCGCGGCGCTCTGGCTGCTCGCGCACGGCGTGGAGCTGATCCGGACCGACACACTGTCAGGCCTGCCCATGCCCGTCGGGGTGACGCCGCTCCTCCTGCTCGCCCTGCCGGTGTGGCTGCTGCACCGGGCCGCCAGGGAGGCGGCCGACGTCACGTCGGCGTCGTCGCCGGGCACGGCGTGGGCCGGGGTCGTGGCCGGCTATCTGTCCGTCGCCTGGGCCGCGGCGCTGTACGCCTCCGGCGGGACGCTGCGTCCCTCCTGGGCCTGGGCCGCGGTCTGTCTGCCGCTCCTCGCGGTGATCGCCGCGGGAGCGGGGGTCTGGACGGCGAACGGGCGCCCCTGGGGACCCGGGCCGTTCCGGGGGAAGCGGGCCGTGAAGCCGCTTCCGCTTCCCGGCGGGCGTCTGCCCGAAGGACGTCCGGCGGTCGCGGCCGTACGCCGTCTCGCCGCCGCCGACGACCGGGTGCTCGGCGCCTCCGCACGGGCCGCCGCGGCCGGGGTCGCGGTCCTCGTCGGAGGCGGGGCGCTGCTCGTGGCGGCCTCGCTCGTCTGGCACGGAGACACGGCTCGCGCCGCGTTCGTCCAGCTCACCGGGGTGTGGTCGGGCCGGTTCGCCGTCCTGCTGCTGTGCCTGGTCCTGGTGCCGAACGCGGCCGTGTGGGGGGCCGCGTACGGGCTCGGGCCCGGCGTCGTCCTGAGCGCGGGGCATGTCGCGGGACCGCTGACCGCGGCGATTCCGGCGGAGCACGCGCCGACCGAGCTGCTCCCCGCGTTTCCGCTGCTCGCCGCATTGCCGCGGGCGGGTTCGGAGGCGCCGACCGCCTGGCTGGGCGCGCTGGTGCCGCTGGCCGCCGGTGTGACGGTGGCGTGGTTCGCGGTGAGGGCGGGGGCCGCGCGAGCGACCCCGGGCCGCGCGGAGCCCTGGCCGCTGCGGCGGACGGTGGCCGCCGTCGCGATCGCCGCCGCGTGGTGCGGTGTCGCGCTCGGTCTGCTCGCCGGGCTGGCCGGAGGGCCGCTGGGGGTCCACACGCTGACGCACTTCGGGCCGGTGTGGTGGCAGGTGGGACCCGCGACGGCGGTGTGGACGGCGGTCGTCGGGGTTCCCGTCGCGGCGGGCGCGGCCGAGTGGAGGGACCGGGGACGCGCCGCGGTCGCGCGCGCGGGCGCGCGCCGGTACGAGCACGGGACCGGGTGGACCTCGCGGTTCCGGCCGCGCGCCTGGCTCCCGCGGCGCGGGGGTACCTCCGCGACGCCGACGCCGCTTCCGCTCCAGGGCGCGCGCTCCGCGGGCCGGGTCGATCCGGCGGTGCTGGAGTCCGTCGTCGAGAGCTTCGACCCGTACGAGGCCTTCGACCCGGACGACTCCTACGACCCCTTCGAGCCGTACGACCTGCTGCCGGGGGAGGCCGCGCCGGGCGCCTGGTACGGAGATCTGTCCAGGGAGACGCGCTGGGAGGCCCTGCGGAAGGCGGGCGGCTCGCCCGAGCCCGGAGGCCCCGAAGGTCCCGGAGGTCCTGAGGGTCTTGGAGGCTCTGGAGGCCGGAAGAGCTCCGACGACCTCAAGGACCCGGAACCCCGGAAGGAAGCGGGGGACGAGGGGTATCCGCACGACGCCGAACACCGGAACGGGCCGGACGGCCATGGCCCGGAGGCCGCGGGTGGCTCCCCCGGCTGA
- the purN gene encoding phosphoribosylglycinamide formyltransferase translates to MAKAKRLVVLVSGSGTNLKALIDAVAEAGPAAYGAEIVAVGADRDGIEGLARAERAGIPTFVCKVRDHAGRDDWDRALAEATAAYEPDLVVSAGFMKIVGKEFLARFGGRFVNTHPALLPSFPGAHGVRDALAYGVRVTGCTVHFVDDGVDTGPIIAQGVVEVRNEDDESALHERIKEVERRLLVDVVGRLARNGYRIEGRKVVIQ, encoded by the coding sequence GTGGCCAAGGCCAAGCGCCTCGTCGTGCTGGTCTCCGGATCAGGTACGAATCTGAAGGCACTGATCGACGCCGTCGCGGAGGCGGGCCCGGCGGCCTACGGTGCCGAGATCGTGGCCGTCGGCGCCGACCGGGACGGCATCGAGGGGCTCGCGCGGGCCGAACGGGCCGGGATCCCGACCTTCGTGTGCAAGGTCAGGGACCACGCCGGCCGGGACGACTGGGACCGCGCGCTCGCCGAGGCGACCGCCGCGTACGAGCCCGACCTCGTGGTGTCCGCCGGATTCATGAAGATCGTGGGGAAGGAATTCCTCGCCCGGTTCGGGGGACGGTTCGTCAACACCCATCCCGCGCTGCTGCCCAGTTTTCCCGGCGCCCACGGAGTCCGTGACGCGCTCGCGTACGGAGTCCGGGTCACCGGCTGCACCGTCCACTTCGTCGACGACGGCGTCGACACCGGCCCGATCATCGCCCAGGGCGTGGTCGAGGTCCGCAACGAGGACGACGAGAGCGCTCTGCACGAGCGCATCAAGGAAGTCGAGCGAAGACTGCTCGTCGATGTCGTGGGGCGGCTCGCCCGCAACGGCTATCGCATTGAGGGACGAAAGGTAGTTATCCAGTGA
- the purH gene encoding bifunctional phosphoribosylaminoimidazolecarboxamide formyltransferase/IMP cyclohydrolase, translated as MTADSTVTAESTEGTKRVIRRALVSVYDKTGLEELARGLHAAGVELVSTGSTAARIAAAGVPVTKVEELTGFPECLDGRVKTLHPKVHAGILADLRLESHRQQLAELGVEPFDLVVVNLYPFRETVASGATPDECVEQIDIGGPSMVRAAAKNHPSVAVVTSPGRYDDVLNAVQGGGFDLRTRKRLAAEAFQHTAAYDVAVASWFASSYAPVDAAADSGSAEGQFPDFLGATWQRAHTLRYGENPHQPAALYTSGTGGLAEAEQLHGKEMSYNNYTDTDAARRAAYDHEDPCVAIIKHANPCGIAVASNVAEAHRKAHACDPLSAFGGVIAVNRPVTKEMAEQVAEIFTEVIVAPEYEDGALEALTKKKNIRVLRAHNAPADPVEIKPVDGGALLQVTDRLQAAGDNPASWTLATGDALSEGELDELAFAWRACRAVKSNAILLAKDGASVGVGMGQVNRVDSAKLAVERAGAERARGSYAASDAFFPFPDGLEILADAGVKAVVQPGGSVRDELVVEAAKKAGITMYFTGTRHFFH; from the coding sequence GTGACCGCCGACAGCACAGTCACGGCCGAGAGCACCGAGGGCACCAAGCGGGTCATCCGGCGCGCGCTCGTCAGCGTGTACGACAAGACCGGGCTCGAAGAGCTGGCCCGCGGGCTGCACGCGGCCGGTGTCGAGCTCGTCTCCACCGGCTCCACCGCCGCCAGGATCGCCGCGGCCGGCGTGCCCGTCACCAAGGTGGAGGAGCTGACCGGCTTCCCCGAGTGCCTGGACGGCCGCGTCAAGACCCTGCACCCCAAGGTCCACGCCGGGATCCTCGCCGACCTGCGCCTGGAGAGCCACCGGCAGCAGCTCGCCGAGCTGGGCGTCGAGCCGTTCGACCTGGTCGTCGTCAACCTCTACCCGTTCCGGGAGACGGTCGCGTCCGGGGCCACCCCCGACGAGTGCGTCGAGCAGATCGACATCGGCGGTCCCTCGATGGTCCGCGCGGCGGCCAAGAACCACCCCTCCGTCGCCGTCGTCACCAGCCCCGGCCGCTACGACGACGTCCTGAACGCCGTCCAGGGCGGCGGCTTCGACCTGCGCACCCGCAAGCGGCTCGCCGCCGAGGCCTTCCAGCACACGGCCGCGTACGACGTCGCCGTCGCCTCCTGGTTCGCGTCCTCGTACGCGCCGGTCGACGCTGCGGCCGACAGCGGCTCCGCCGAGGGGCAGTTCCCCGACTTCCTCGGTGCCACCTGGCAGCGCGCGCACACCCTGCGCTACGGCGAGAACCCGCACCAGCCCGCCGCGCTCTACACCTCAGGCACCGGCGGTCTCGCCGAGGCGGAGCAGCTGCACGGCAAGGAGATGTCGTACAACAACTACACGGACACGGACGCCGCCCGCCGTGCCGCGTACGACCACGAGGACCCGTGCGTCGCGATCATCAAGCACGCCAACCCGTGCGGGATCGCGGTCGCCTCGAACGTCGCCGAGGCGCACCGCAAGGCGCACGCCTGCGACCCGCTGTCCGCGTTCGGCGGCGTGATCGCGGTCAACCGGCCGGTCACCAAGGAGATGGCCGAGCAGGTCGCGGAGATCTTCACCGAGGTCATCGTCGCGCCGGAGTACGAGGACGGCGCCCTCGAAGCCCTCACCAAGAAGAAGAACATCCGCGTGCTGCGGGCCCACAACGCCCCGGCCGACCCCGTCGAGATCAAGCCCGTCGACGGCGGCGCGCTGCTCCAGGTCACCGACCGGCTCCAGGCCGCCGGCGACAACCCGGCGAGCTGGACGCTGGCGACCGGTGACGCCCTGAGCGAGGGCGAGCTCGATGAGCTGGCCTTCGCCTGGCGCGCCTGCCGCGCGGTGAAGTCCAACGCGATCCTGCTCGCCAAGGACGGCGCCTCGGTCGGCGTCGGCATGGGCCAGGTCAACCGCGTCGACTCCGCGAAGCTCGCGGTCGAGCGGGCCGGCGCCGAGCGCGCCCGCGGCTCCTACGCCGCCTCGGACGCGTTCTTCCCGTTCCCCGACGGCCTGGAGATCCTCGCCGACGCGGGCGTCAAGGCCGTGGTCCAGCCCGGCGGCTCGGTCCGCGACGAGCTGGTCGTGGAGGCCGCGAAGAAGGCCGGCATCACGATGTACTTCACCGGTACGCGCCACTTCTTCCACTGA
- a CDS encoding bifunctional methylenetetrahydrofolate dehydrogenase/methenyltetrahydrofolate cyclohydrolase, with product MTAQILDGKATAAAIKSDLTVRVAALKEKGVTPGLGTVLVGDDPGSQKYVAGKHRDCAQVGIASIQRELPATATQEEIEAVVRELNEDPACTGYIVQLPLPKGIDENRILELMDPDKDADGLHPMNLGRLVLNEPAPLPCTPNGVLTLLRRYGVEIKGAEVVVVGRGVTIGRPMPLLLTRRSENATVTQCHTGTRDLSAHLKRADIIVAAAGSAHLIRAEDVKPGAAVLDVGVSRSAEGKIVGDVHPDVAEVAAWISPNPGGVGPMTRAQLLVNVVEAAERSVG from the coding sequence ATGACCGCCCAGATTCTCGATGGCAAGGCCACCGCAGCCGCGATCAAGTCCGACCTGACCGTCCGCGTGGCGGCCCTGAAGGAGAAGGGCGTCACGCCCGGCCTCGGGACGGTCCTGGTCGGGGACGACCCCGGAAGCCAGAAGTACGTAGCGGGCAAGCACCGCGACTGCGCCCAGGTCGGCATCGCCTCCATCCAGCGCGAACTGCCCGCCACCGCCACGCAGGAAGAGATCGAGGCGGTGGTCCGCGAGCTGAACGAGGACCCCGCCTGCACCGGCTACATCGTCCAGCTGCCGCTCCCCAAGGGCATCGACGAGAACCGCATCCTGGAACTGATGGACCCGGACAAGGACGCGGACGGCCTGCACCCGATGAACCTCGGGCGTCTCGTCCTCAACGAGCCCGCCCCGCTGCCCTGCACCCCCAACGGCGTCCTCACGCTCCTGCGCCGCTACGGCGTGGAGATCAAGGGCGCCGAGGTCGTGGTCGTCGGCCGCGGTGTGACCATCGGGCGCCCGATGCCGCTGCTGCTCACGCGGCGCAGCGAGAACGCGACGGTCACCCAGTGCCACACCGGCACCCGTGACCTCTCCGCGCACCTCAAGCGCGCCGACATCATCGTCGCCGCCGCGGGCTCCGCGCACCTCATCCGCGCCGAGGACGTGAAGCCGGGCGCCGCCGTCCTCGACGTCGGTGTCTCGCGCAGCGCCGAGGGCAAGATCGTCGGAGACGTCCACCCGGACGTCGCCGAGGTCGCCGCCTGGATCTCCCCGAACCCCGGCGGTGTCGGGCCGATGACCCGGGCCCAGCTGCTCGTCAACGTGGTGGAAGCGGCGGAGCGAAGTGTCGGCTGA
- a CDS encoding DUF3017 domain-containing protein: MSAPDAEGRPRRTTRRFPLFTRDTARPEGGGRAAPGDAPAPARQWPILTVLSAVALGLLLTALDQFRVGTILIGAALLAGAVMRWMLPSVGMLAVRSRFTDMLTYSVLGIAIVVLALMAQPNPVLVIPFLDDTLHFTVR; the protein is encoded by the coding sequence ATCAGCGCGCCCGACGCCGAGGGGCGGCCGCGGCGCACCACACGGCGCTTCCCGCTGTTCACGCGTGACACCGCGCGGCCCGAGGGCGGCGGCCGGGCCGCGCCCGGGGACGCCCCGGCGCCCGCGCGTCAGTGGCCCATCCTCACCGTGCTGTCCGCCGTCGCGCTCGGCCTGCTGCTCACCGCGCTCGACCAGTTCCGCGTCGGCACGATCCTGATCGGGGCCGCGCTGCTCGCGGGTGCCGTGATGCGATGGATGCTCCCGAGCGTCGGCATGCTCGCGGTCCGCTCCCGCTTCACGGACATGCTCACCTACAGCGTCCTGGGCATCGCCATCGTGGTGCTCGCGCTGATGGCGCAGCCCAACCCGGTGCTGGTGATTCCGTTCCTGGACGACACCTTGCACTTCACGGTGCGCTGA
- a CDS encoding XRE family transcriptional regulator: MPRWKALPDELDPRVTEFVGQLRLLVDRSGLDVAAVADRTGYPRASWERYLDGGLLAPKGAVVALAEVTGASPVDLATMWELAERAWSRSETRYDSGVEAMRMSRARGAPEPRDARPEGAVAGDSARRRRLWTVLLAAVLGVLVVVAAVVWVGSGGGGTASGGVPKASAASVSARSELPPGVKCVRASCAGKDPELMGCGGRMATTVTSVTVGAALVEVRYSATCGVAWARVARAGVGDRVEVSSPGAAGTRTAVAGADVYTYTPMVVVKDAGSVKACLVPSSGRRECTS, encoded by the coding sequence ATGCCTCGTTGGAAGGCGCTGCCGGATGAACTCGATCCGCGGGTGACGGAGTTCGTCGGTCAGTTGCGACTGCTCGTCGACCGGAGCGGGCTGGACGTCGCGGCCGTGGCCGACCGCACGGGCTACCCCAGGGCGTCCTGGGAGCGCTACCTCGACGGCGGGCTGCTCGCGCCGAAGGGGGCGGTCGTCGCGCTGGCCGAGGTGACCGGGGCCAGTCCCGTGGATCTGGCGACGATGTGGGAGCTGGCCGAACGGGCCTGGAGTCGTTCGGAGACGCGGTACGACTCGGGGGTGGAGGCGATGCGGATGTCCCGGGCGCGGGGCGCGCCGGAGCCGCGGGACGCGCGGCCCGAGGGGGCCGTTGCGGGGGACTCCGCTCGGCGGAGGCGGCTCTGGACGGTGTTGCTCGCGGCGGTCCTGGGGGTTCTTGTCGTTGTCGCGGCCGTCGTCTGGGTCGGTTCTGGTGGGGGTGGGACGGCTTCCGGCGGTGTGCCGAAGGCGTCGGCCGCCTCCGTGAGCGCCCGGTCCGAGCTGCCGCCGGGGGTCAAGTGCGTCCGCGCCTCGTGCGCCGGGAAGGACCCCGAGCTCATGGGGTGCGGTGGTCGGATGGCCACGACGGTCACCAGTGTGACGGTGGGGGCCGCTTTGGTGGAGGTGCGGTACAGCGCGACGTGCGGGGTCGCCTGGGCGCGGGTCGCGCGGGCGGGGGTGGGGGACCGGGTGGAGGTGTCGTCGCCGGGGGCCGCGGGGACGCGGACGGCTGTGGCGGGCGCGGACGTGTACACGTACACGCCGATGGTGGTGGTGAAGGACGCCGGCTCGGTGAAGGCTTGTCTGGTGCCGAGTTCGGGGCGACGGGAGTGCACCTCGTAG
- a CDS encoding malate dehydrogenase, whose amino-acid sequence MTRTPVNVTVTGAAGQIGYALLFRIASGQLLGADVPVKLRLLEITPALKAAEGTAMELDDCAFPLLQGIDITDDPNVAFDGTNVGLLVGARPRTKGMERGDLLSANGGIFKPQGKAINDNAADDVKILVVGNPANTNALIAQAAAPDVPAERFTAMTRLDHNRALTQLAKKTGTTVADIKRLTIWGNHSATQYPDIFHASVDGKNAAEVVNDEKWLAEDFIPTVAKRGAAIIEARGASSAASAANAAIDHVYTWVNGTAEGDWTSMGIPSDGSYGVPEGLISSFPVTTKDGRYEIVQGLDINEFSRTRIDASVKELEEEREAVRALGLI is encoded by the coding sequence ATGACTCGCACTCCCGTGAACGTCACCGTCACCGGCGCGGCCGGCCAGATCGGTTACGCCCTGCTCTTCCGCATCGCCTCCGGCCAGTTGCTCGGCGCGGACGTGCCGGTCAAGCTGCGCCTGCTGGAGATCACGCCGGCGCTGAAGGCCGCCGAGGGCACCGCCATGGAGCTCGACGACTGCGCCTTCCCGCTTCTTCAGGGCATCGACATCACGGACGACCCGAACGTCGCCTTCGACGGCACCAACGTCGGTCTGCTCGTCGGCGCCCGCCCCCGCACCAAGGGCATGGAGCGCGGCGACCTGCTCTCGGCCAACGGTGGCATCTTCAAGCCGCAGGGCAAGGCGATCAACGACAACGCCGCCGACGACGTCAAGATCCTGGTCGTCGGCAACCCGGCGAACACGAACGCGCTGATCGCCCAGGCCGCCGCTCCGGACGTACCCGCCGAGCGCTTCACCGCGATGACCCGTCTGGACCACAACCGCGCGCTGACCCAGCTCGCGAAGAAGACGGGCACGACGGTCGCCGACATCAAGCGTCTGACCATCTGGGGCAACCACTCCGCCACCCAGTACCCGGACATCTTCCACGCCTCGGTCGACGGCAAGAACGCCGCCGAGGTCGTCAACGACGAGAAGTGGCTCGCCGAGGACTTCATCCCGACCGTCGCCAAGCGCGGTGCGGCGATCATCGAGGCCCGTGGCGCGTCCTCGGCCGCCTCGGCCGCCAACGCCGCCATCGACCACGTCTACACCTGGGTCAACGGCACCGCCGAGGGCGACTGGACCTCCATGGGCATCCCCTCGGACGGTTCGTACGGTGTGCCGGAGGGCCTCATCTCCTCCTTCCCCGTCACCACGAAGGACGGCCGCTACGAGATCGTCCAGGGCCTGGACATCAACGAGTTCTCCCGCACCCGCATCGACGCCTCCGTCAAGGAGCTCGAGGAGGAGCGCGAGGCGGTCCGCGCCCTCGGCCTGATCTGA
- a CDS encoding helix-turn-helix domain-containing GNAT family N-acetyltransferase, whose product MEPVPTDTVTTDQVTALRRFNRYFTRRIGALDDHYLGQDRPLGEARLLFEIGGEGASLRDLRARLGLDAGYLSRMVRALERQGLVRVSVHPSDSRLRVAGLTDAGRAEIAEQNRLADALAEGLLSGLDAHRRTELTAALDTAHRLLRLAAITVETVDGASPDARACLAAYAADIDARFPEGFDPATLVRPREVSGDAGAFLVAYEEGRPVGCGALRRLGPRAGEIRHVWVDPGARRLGLGRRILDGLEQRAAERGFGVVRLDTHAVLTEAQRMYRACGYTEIPRYDDNVYAAHWFEKRLPVNAQEPPAP is encoded by the coding sequence ATGGAGCCAGTGCCGACGGACACGGTGACCACGGACCAGGTGACGGCGCTGCGGCGCTTCAACCGCTACTTCACGCGGCGCATCGGAGCCCTCGACGACCACTACCTCGGCCAGGACCGCCCCCTCGGCGAGGCCCGGCTCCTGTTCGAGATCGGCGGGGAGGGAGCCTCCCTGCGCGACCTGCGGGCCCGGCTCGGCCTGGACGCGGGGTACCTGAGCCGGATGGTGCGCGCCCTGGAGCGCCAGGGGCTCGTCCGGGTGAGCGTCCATCCCTCCGACAGCAGACTGCGGGTCGCCGGTCTCACGGACGCCGGACGGGCCGAGATCGCGGAGCAGAACCGGCTGGCCGACGCGCTCGCCGAGGGGTTGCTCAGCGGTCTCGACGCGCACCGGCGCACGGAGCTGACCGCGGCCCTGGACACCGCCCACCGGCTGCTCCGGCTCGCCGCGATCACCGTCGAGACGGTCGACGGCGCCTCCCCCGACGCCCGCGCCTGCCTCGCCGCGTACGCGGCCGACATCGACGCACGGTTCCCCGAGGGCTTCGACCCCGCCACCCTCGTACGGCCGCGAGAGGTGTCCGGGGACGCGGGCGCCTTCCTCGTCGCCTACGAGGAGGGCCGGCCCGTGGGCTGCGGCGCGCTGCGCCGTCTCGGTCCCCGGGCGGGCGAGATCCGTCATGTGTGGGTGGACCCCGGGGCCCGCCGGCTCGGCCTCGGGCGCCGGATCCTCGACGGCCTCGAACAGCGGGCGGCGGAGCGCGGGTTCGGCGTCGTACGCCTGGACACGCACGCCGTGCTCACCGAGGCCCAGCGGATGTACCGGGCGTGCGGGTACACGGAGATCCCGCGCTACGACGACAACGTGTACGCGGCGCACTGGTTCGAGAAGCGGCTCCCCGTCAATGCGCAGGAGCCGCCCGCGCCTTGA
- a CDS encoding aldehyde dehydrogenase family protein: MAGQQAEQTIHVDGEWRAALSGSTREILDPADAEPFAVVAEGDGKDADLAVAAARRAFDEGPWPHTPVAERAALLRRVAGLLVRDRETLGLLESRDAGKTAEEGRVDIDCVADAFRYFADLVVGEGGGRVVDAGSADVHSVVVHEPVGVCALITPWNYPLLQASWKIAPALAAGNTFVVKPSEITPMTTVALLRLLAEAGLPDGVAGLVTGPGHTVGARLAEHPDVDLVSFTGGLASGTKVARAAADTVKKVALELGGKNPNIVFADACATPEDFDTAVDQALNAAFIHSGQVCSAGSRLIVEESVRERFVAELARRAGAIRLGRGTGDGVECGPLVSEQQRAKTEEYVASALAEGAVLRAGGRRPEPSEVRPATGYFYEPTVLDQCHRGMRVVREEVFGPVLTVETFATEDEAVALGNDTEYGLAGAVWTADAGRARRVAGRLRHGTVWINDFHPYLPQAEWGGFGRSGVGRELGPAGLAEYRESKHVYQNLAPKPVRWFAG, from the coding sequence ATGGCAGGACAGCAGGCAGAACAGACCATCCACGTGGACGGCGAGTGGCGCGCGGCACTCTCCGGATCGACACGCGAGATCCTCGACCCCGCCGATGCCGAGCCGTTCGCCGTGGTCGCCGAGGGAGACGGGAAGGACGCGGACCTCGCGGTCGCCGCCGCGCGCCGTGCCTTCGACGAGGGGCCCTGGCCGCACACCCCCGTCGCCGAACGCGCCGCCCTGCTGCGCCGCGTGGCCGGTCTCCTCGTCCGTGACCGCGAGACGCTCGGGCTGCTCGAAAGCCGTGACGCGGGCAAGACGGCGGAGGAGGGGCGCGTCGACATCGACTGCGTCGCCGACGCCTTCCGCTACTTCGCCGACCTTGTGGTGGGCGAGGGCGGCGGCCGTGTCGTGGACGCCGGTTCGGCCGACGTCCACAGTGTGGTCGTGCACGAGCCCGTCGGCGTGTGCGCCCTGATCACCCCCTGGAACTATCCGCTGCTCCAGGCCAGTTGGAAGATCGCCCCCGCCCTCGCCGCCGGCAACACCTTCGTGGTCAAGCCCAGCGAGATCACCCCGATGACGACCGTCGCGCTGCTGCGGCTGCTGGCCGAGGCGGGCCTGCCCGACGGGGTCGCGGGCCTGGTCACCGGCCCCGGGCACACCGTCGGCGCCCGCCTCGCCGAGCACCCCGACGTCGACCTCGTCTCCTTCACCGGCGGCCTGGCCAGCGGGACGAAGGTGGCGCGTGCCGCCGCCGACACGGTCAAGAAGGTCGCGCTCGAACTCGGCGGCAAGAACCCCAACATCGTCTTCGCCGACGCCTGCGCCACCCCGGAGGACTTCGACACCGCCGTCGACCAGGCGCTCAACGCCGCCTTCATCCACAGCGGTCAGGTGTGCTCGGCCGGTTCCCGGCTCATCGTCGAGGAGTCCGTACGCGAGCGCTTCGTCGCCGAACTCGCCCGCAGGGCCGGTGCGATCCGGCTCGGCCGCGGCACCGGGGACGGTGTCGAGTGCGGTCCGCTCGTCTCCGAGCAGCAGCGCGCGAAGACCGAGGAGTACGTCGCCTCCGCGCTGGCCGAGGGCGCGGTCCTGCGGGCCGGGGGCAGGCGGCCCGAGCCGTCCGAAGTCCGGCCCGCCACCGGGTACTTCTACGAGCCGACCGTGCTCGACCAGTGCCACCGCGGGATGCGGGTCGTCCGCGAGGAGGTCTTCGGGCCCGTCCTGACCGTGGAGACGTTCGCCACCGAGGACGAGGCCGTCGCGCTCGGCAACGACACCGAGTACGGCCTCGCGGGCGCCGTCTGGACCGCCGACGCCGGCCGTGCCCGCCGGGTCGCGGGGCGGCTGCGCCACGGCACCGTCTGGATCAACGACTTCCACCCCTATCTCCCGCAGGCGGAGTGGGGCGGCTTCGGACGCAGCGGCGTCGGACGCGAACTCGGCCCCGCCGGGCTCGCCGAGTACCGCGAGAGCAAGCACGTCTACCAGAACCTCGCGCCGAAGCCCGTCCGCTGGTTCGCCGGCTGA